The Thermococcus sp. genome includes a region encoding these proteins:
- the gdhA gene encoding glutamate dehydrogenase has translation MVEMDPFEMAIQQLERAAQFMDISEEALEWLKRPMRIVEVSVPVEMDDGSVKVFTGFRVQHNWARGPTKGGIRWHPEETLSTVKALATWMTWKVAVMDLPYGGGKGGIIVDPKKLSEREQERLARSYIRAIYDVIGPWTDIPAPDVYTNPKIMAWMMDEYETIMRRKGPAFGVITGKPPGVGGIVARMDATARGAAFAIREAAKALGWDGLKGKTIAIQGYGNAGHFLHKILSEEFGMKVVAVSDSKGGIYNPDGLPPAEEVLKWKREHGSVKDMPGTQNITNEELLELDVDILAPAAIEEVITEKNADNVKAKIVAEVANGPVTPEADEILYEKGILQIPDFLCNAGGVTVSYFEWVQNINGFYWTVEETRKRLDDKMTRAFWDVFNTHKEKGIHMRDAAYVVAVSRVYEAMKHRGWVKK, from the coding sequence ATGGTTGAGATGGACCCCTTTGAGATGGCCATCCAGCAGCTTGAGAGGGCCGCCCAGTTCATGGACATAAGCGAAGAGGCTCTCGAATGGCTCAAGAGGCCCATGAGGATTGTTGAGGTTAGCGTTCCCGTCGAGATGGACGACGGTTCTGTTAAGGTTTTCACCGGTTTCAGGGTTCAGCACAACTGGGCCCGCGGGCCGACCAAGGGTGGTATAAGGTGGCACCCGGAGGAGACCCTCAGCACCGTTAAAGCTCTGGCAACTTGGATGACTTGGAAGGTCGCTGTTATGGACCTCCCCTACGGTGGCGGTAAGGGAGGCATAATCGTTGACCCGAAGAAGCTCTCCGAGAGAGAGCAGGAGAGGCTCGCGAGGAGCTACATAAGGGCCATCTACGACGTTATTGGCCCCTGGACCGACATCCCGGCTCCAGACGTTTACACCAACCCAAAGATAATGGCCTGGATGATGGACGAGTACGAGACCATAATGAGGCGCAAGGGCCCGGCCTTCGGTGTCATAACCGGCAAGCCACCCGGAGTTGGCGGTATCGTCGCCAGAATGGACGCAACCGCTCGCGGTGCCGCTTTTGCCATACGCGAAGCTGCTAAGGCCCTCGGCTGGGACGGCCTCAAGGGCAAGACCATAGCCATACAGGGCTATGGTAACGCCGGCCACTTCCTCCACAAGATCCTCAGCGAGGAGTTCGGCATGAAGGTAGTCGCGGTAAGCGACAGCAAGGGCGGTATCTACAACCCTGACGGACTTCCACCCGCTGAGGAAGTCCTCAAGTGGAAGAGGGAGCACGGCTCGGTCAAGGATATGCCCGGAACCCAGAACATAACCAACGAAGAACTTCTTGAGCTCGACGTTGACATCCTCGCTCCTGCAGCAATAGAGGAGGTCATCACCGAGAAGAACGCCGACAACGTCAAGGCCAAGATTGTTGCCGAGGTTGCCAACGGACCTGTTACTCCAGAGGCCGACGAGATACTCTACGAGAAGGGCATCCTCCAGATTCCGGACTTCCTCTGTAACGCCGGTGGCGTTACCGTCAGCTACTTCGAGTGGGTTCAAAACATCAACGGCTTCTACTGGACGGTTGAAGAGACTAGGAAGAGGCTCGATGACAAGATGACTAGGGCCTTCTGGGACGTCTTCAACACTCACAAGGAGAAAGGCATCCACATGAGGGATGCAGCCTACGTCGTCGCTGTCAGCAGGGTCTACGAGGCCATGAAGCACCGTGGATGGGTGAAGAAGTGA
- a CDS encoding sodium-dependent transporter produces the protein MEAQRDQWATKIGLILAMAGNAVGLGNFVRFPTQVAQNGGGAFMVPYFIALFFLGIPVMWIEWVAGRYGGRYGHGTLGPTYYLMARESLKPRSALWWGVISGMLAFSLTVLLNSYYLHLIGWSAAYSWFSITGAYFGTNTGQFFSNYLSNHGEVFLFWGITVVLLAIAVGQGVSKGIERWVKVMMPLLYIFAIIMVGYIFVLGSPIDPNWSTIDGFKFIWSPNWSYLSAHLWDVMLAATGQIFFTLSLGMGIIQNYASYLGPKDDVALSGLATVSLNEFAEVVLGGSIAIPLATAYAPKIVPSDVLAKGKNEALAWIGHKFGLGFSYTSLPNVFVSMGDAGKFFGALWFLLLWFAGFTSAIAMYNYLVALLEEDLNIKRSIGTWVVFLIYFIMGLPVVYISGYMDQVDAWVSFQLTLLALFDIIVAVYLFKPDNFWKELHEGAWMEVPGWYKPIILYIAPILLLLPLVGTFKGFISGRIGIAPWTAIIVMWIIGFIESYYSIKRKYGEELEKNEVIIRV, from the coding sequence ATGGAAGCCCAGAGGGATCAATGGGCGACCAAGATCGGTTTGATTCTTGCCATGGCCGGTAACGCCGTCGGCCTTGGTAACTTCGTCAGGTTTCCAACACAGGTCGCCCAGAACGGCGGCGGCGCCTTCATGGTGCCGTACTTCATAGCGCTGTTCTTCCTAGGTATTCCAGTGATGTGGATTGAGTGGGTCGCCGGTCGCTACGGTGGAAGGTATGGCCACGGTACTCTCGGTCCAACATACTACCTCATGGCCAGGGAGAGCCTCAAGCCGAGGAGCGCCCTCTGGTGGGGTGTCATCAGCGGTATGCTGGCCTTCAGCTTAACCGTTCTGCTCAACAGCTACTACCTGCACCTCATCGGCTGGTCGGCAGCTTACTCGTGGTTCAGCATAACAGGGGCATACTTCGGAACCAACACCGGCCAGTTCTTCAGCAACTACCTCAGCAACCATGGTGAGGTGTTCCTGTTCTGGGGCATAACCGTTGTCCTGCTGGCGATAGCGGTCGGCCAAGGTGTCAGCAAGGGTATCGAGAGATGGGTCAAGGTAATGATGCCATTGCTCTACATCTTCGCAATCATAATGGTCGGCTACATCTTCGTCCTGGGCTCACCAATAGACCCCAACTGGAGCACCATCGACGGATTCAAGTTCATCTGGAGCCCGAACTGGAGCTACCTCAGTGCGCACCTCTGGGACGTCATGCTCGCTGCGACTGGGCAGATATTCTTCACCCTCTCGCTCGGTATGGGTATCATCCAGAATTACGCAAGCTATCTCGGCCCAAAGGATGACGTTGCCCTCAGCGGTCTCGCAACGGTTTCGCTCAACGAGTTCGCCGAAGTGGTTCTCGGTGGTTCAATAGCCATACCGCTCGCTACCGCCTACGCCCCCAAGATAGTCCCGTCCGATGTCCTCGCCAAGGGCAAGAACGAGGCCCTCGCATGGATCGGCCACAAGTTCGGTCTCGGATTCTCATACACCAGCCTGCCAAACGTCTTCGTAAGCATGGGCGACGCTGGTAAGTTCTTCGGTGCACTATGGTTCCTCCTGCTTTGGTTCGCGGGCTTCACATCGGCCATAGCAATGTACAACTATCTTGTGGCCCTGCTTGAGGAGGACCTCAACATCAAGAGGAGCATAGGCACATGGGTAGTCTTCCTCATATACTTCATAATGGGACTGCCGGTCGTTTACATCAGCGGTTACATGGACCAGGTTGACGCGTGGGTCAGCTTCCAGCTGACACTGCTGGCGCTGTTTGACATCATCGTTGCAGTGTACCTCTTCAAGCCCGACAACTTCTGGAAGGAGCTCCACGAGGGTGCATGGATGGAAGTTCCCGGCTGGTACAAGCCAATAATCCTCTACATAGCACCAATACTCCTCCTGCTACCGCTGGTCGGAACCTTCAAGGGCTTCATAAGCGGAAGGATCGGTATCGCACCGTGGACGGCAATAATCGTCATGTGGATTATTGGATTCATTGAGAGCTACTACTCCATCAAGAGGAAGTACGGCGAGGAGCTGGAGAAGAACGAAGTAATCATAAGGGTCTGA
- a CDS encoding alpha-glucosidase has product MKSREILLDTADVLESTLERIDRLKALSERERERVRKKIETASRNFRELAERISKENDELAEFFYKKAKEFKTMSTDKAIEREGKKKYLKLADRLLLYSRSAEYDFIPEKMKELKRVYRKYLFGMTAFFVLTGFYLNQFLAITALILAIPIILSMLSLQRRGYTGLLLAYSAIPIPVIVGAMALSYSLRALQSPETIREIAEHLGKSTSFAQGYLVFLLLLSAVELYLIIDAAIGLYRHRHAFL; this is encoded by the coding sequence GTGAAGAGCAGGGAGATTCTTCTTGACACAGCGGACGTTCTTGAGTCCACGCTCGAAAGAATAGACCGATTGAAGGCCCTCAGCGAGAGGGAGAGGGAAAGGGTAAGGAAAAAGATTGAGACCGCCTCAAGGAATTTCAGGGAGCTGGCGGAGAGGATAAGCAAAGAGAACGACGAACTGGCGGAGTTCTTCTACAAGAAGGCTAAGGAGTTCAAGACGATGAGCACTGACAAGGCGATTGAAAGGGAAGGGAAGAAGAAGTACCTAAAGCTCGCAGATAGATTGCTCCTCTACTCCCGCTCGGCCGAGTACGATTTCATTCCAGAGAAGATGAAGGAACTGAAGAGGGTTTACCGGAAGTACCTCTTCGGAATGACGGCTTTCTTCGTGCTCACGGGCTTTTACCTGAACCAGTTCCTCGCGATAACCGCGCTGATACTCGCGATACCGATAATACTCTCGATGCTCTCCCTCCAGAGAAGGGGCTACACCGGCCTTCTGCTGGCGTATTCGGCGATACCGATACCGGTGATAGTCGGCGCCATGGCCCTGAGCTATTCCCTGAGGGCCCTCCAGAGCCCGGAAACGATAAGAGAAATAGCGGAACATCTGGGCAAGAGCACTTCCTTTGCACAGGGATACCTCGTCTTCCTGCTACTGCTCTCGGCGGTTGAGCTCTACCTGATCATAGACGCAGCGATAGGCCTTTACAGGCACAGACACGCTTTCCTTTAG
- a CDS encoding P-II family nitrogen regulator, whose amino-acid sequence MKKVEAIIRPKDFDRVKSALKQMGIVPLTAYPVQGRGVQGGVPPYDLLPKIKIEVVVKDEDLEKVVKTIADVARTGTPGDGKIFVIPVEDAIRIRTGEKGNEALY is encoded by the coding sequence ATGAAGAAGGTCGAGGCCATTATAAGGCCCAAAGATTTTGACAGGGTGAAGAGCGCCCTCAAGCAGATGGGAATAGTTCCTCTAACGGCCTATCCTGTGCAGGGAAGGGGAGTGCAGGGTGGGGTTCCTCCCTATGACCTTCTCCCCAAGATCAAGATTGAGGTCGTCGTTAAGGACGAGGACCTTGAAAAGGTCGTCAAGACGATAGCGGACGTTGCAAGAACCGGAACCCCCGGGGATGGAAAGATATTCGTGATCCCCGTCGAGGACGCGATAAGGATAAGAACCGGGGAGAAGGGCAATGAGGCCCTCTACTAA